Proteins from one Microtus pennsylvanicus isolate mMicPen1 chromosome 7, mMicPen1.hap1, whole genome shotgun sequence genomic window:
- the LOC142853844 gene encoding uncharacterized protein LOC142853844, which translates to MRTWFPVFSRSHTPSKSERQRPSMYSGPQTPSLSSGPQTPSTSSEPQRPSTSSEPQAPSTSSEPQTPSVSSEPQTPSVSSEPQTPSVSSEPQTPSTSSEPQTPSVSSEPQTPSTSSEPQTPSTSSEPQTPSTSSEPQTPSVSSEPQTPSTSSEPQTPSTSSEPQAPSTSSEPQAPSTSSEPQTPSTSSEPQTPSTSSEPQTPSTSSEPQTPSTSLEPQAPSTSSEPQTPSTSSEPQTPSTSSEPQTPSTSSELQTLFILISSS; encoded by the coding sequence ATGAGAACATGGTTCCCTGTGTTCTCCAGATCTCATACTCCATCAAAGTCAGAACGCCAGAGGCCATCCATGTACTCAGGACCCCAGACTCCATCTCTGTCCTCAGGACCCCAGACTCCATCCACGTCCTCAGAACCCCAGAGGCCATCCACGTCCTCAGAACCACAGGCTCCATCCACGTCCTCAGAACCCCAGACTCCATCTGTGTCCTCAGAACCACAGACTCCATCTGTGTCCTCAGAACCACAGACTCCATCTGTGTCCTCAGAACCCCAGACTCCATCCACGTCCTCAGAACCCCAGACTCCATCTGTGTCCTCAGAACCACAGACTCCATCCACGTCCTCAGAACCACAGACTCCATCCACGTCCTCAGAACCACAGACTCCATCCACGTCCTCAGAACCACAGACTCCATCTGTGTCCTCAGAACCACAGACTCCATCCACGTCCTCAGAACCACAGACTCCATCCACGTCCTCAGAACCACAGGCTCCATCCACGTCCTCAGAACCACAGGCTCCATCCACGTCCTCAGAACCCCAGACTCCATCCACGTCCTCAGAACCGCAGACTCCATCCACGTCCTCAGAACCACAGACTCCATCCACGTCCTCAGAACCCCAGACTCCATCCACGTCCTTAGAACCACAGGCTCCATCCACGTCCTCAGAACCACAGACTCCATCCACGTCCTCAGAACCACAGACTCCATCCACATCCTCAGAACCGCAGACTCCATCCACATCCTCAGAACTGCAGACTCTATTCATCCTGATTTCGTCCTCTTAG